The proteins below come from a single Drosophila suzukii chromosome X, CBGP_Dsuzu_IsoJpt1.0, whole genome shotgun sequence genomic window:
- the LOC108014262 gene encoding uncharacterized protein isoform X4, which produces MDLRSWRKVLIQWVIECRFIEHNFITLEQSDLDAFFSIYVQKAQVAPVEDENALPAQPGERRSPLLNFLRDHYPEFSAHIDGRGQLVTSDYAYVYTLLLHYSCVKQPSVFIHSICKKLPELVQTCIANFFGQTLEQQLTRQFLRQSMNNVAVVYRQGVQISPSRPSCSTMSPELTIDTTPGTSSSTSSSPQPPSSTPQIRHRDRQRLQMSANEMLAPPTPRTELLEQRTRELRGVRAQLEVVSYEKTMLEEQQAEKEDLIKSLNKENMMAKSQLAKLKNAVQNGENADDSATDNVPNEFDHLKRSLLKEISQKEAIIAETNDKLQDLRAEKSELVEQLKTSGDKLLACVDRIRELEQRLEESSLIVSSREDTISSLERDKQELDRCLQEAREELHNRREVLNASSDLLNCSLSPNTTPENLGSSVVDKQLREKEHENAELREELQKQNTILLELSESVACFVEKHSIEPDPLADEKSPSVLSSISMIEMTFAAELAKNARLQKQCDSQTEHIADLHSRFQWSVESLDKQRVQLDEARARIDELEQEVAEANRSHAKHIRQMQDDHDHDTNVYHLENKRLIKLNDTLNEMVAKGDAHLAEIKEQLGEKERQIDDLGAQILDLRERNEWLGTKITLIDEERSSEASRSEKELRCHTYLRDKYNYCRSQLKDRIEDMDKLSRQLDASNWENACQRVLQLQSECESLKVTMESLNVYIKTRADEEQRLTSQRDELNIQNDFLNQQNGKLKEDSDYFLGRISSLLRADNSVNSLTSSIDSTTDEIGKRFRDIESLLEQHMKSFDETEARVNSLNDELADLQRRNAELTNENETLIAQKVQELGQLGEDIEKRNDVIKKQNDEIASLTKKISLLEKAVKKTQDKLAKAHVLVQSLSTAAINSIATIEPRLLKLGSISTYAGCTDAKDPAQFQSWMTQFVDIYDQMDASRQTLENRCVEASRKMDTLSQAKKRLEEQVQQLQNKSTNDQIPMLKQLNETINNLEMVNDKLTKDNLKLHDMNLELSESLMKSHKEVERRATKYVQLEAADRRKSSDLHDCRKKQDEQKAELKSMQEKMAALKETYEKQIEELKANCDQRSKEVEKEVDGSQDLQINLKESEDKVSKLVEEHKQLLKNTKDEHEKRCKELEKQLAEKDEEQSKLKALEEECQKRCQDIEKQLSDKESQSSELVKEHEEEVKTIKAELEEARYQEKELRLMDKELRETIQTHKQLLREATSDLQDSRLQEQSMRQTMETHKQLMMESGPSEELLILRNKLQEEEKLTKELRAKLEKQGSSEELLSLRNKLQEEEKLTNEFRAKVEKLESSEELLSLRNKLQEEEKLTHELRAKVENRESSEELLSLRNKLQAEEKLTNELREQLEHRESSGELLSLRNKLQAEEKLTNELREQLEHRESSGELLSLRNKLQAEEKLTNELRAQLENRESSEELLSLRNKLHEEEKLTNQLRAELQGSRPSEELLNLRNKLQEDEKLTNELRAQLENRESSEELLSLRNKLQEEEKLTNQLRAQLEERGSSEELLSLRNKLQEEEKLTNQLKAQLEKRGSNKELVSLRNKLQDEEKLTKQLRTMLEKRESSKELVSLRNKLQEEEKVTKQLRLKLEKQRKELSKAKADLEDLKSADKNLHSLQTKLKDEEELTHHLKEELSSAKDQLGGDASSTTELRKLYDNSKEELISLTNKLENEAKLMDQMKMLLDKQHKDLVQAKEQLKSAESSKEELLALQTKLQHEQKLTDQLKEELSKAKAELASNANRTTELNKLYQSSKQELLSLQTKLHDEQKLTDHLRDQLKDELDKLCGSSKEDLLSLQTQLQNEEKIRNLLKKKLFEKEEELKTTKSQLESNANRMAQVNGSSKEEMLVLRNKLQDQENLSHQLNAELAKQQELLSTANAQLESYAELEALFDGSKDEVARLWNIIHKEEKLSEQLRAEMKDQADAHQKEVDSLKLARDSILPEIQVVKGRMVKAEREYQVSLATLEDQIETLDERNKQAEVECLSAKERIKELESSCKAKEDQLLQAELLNDRLALEISCHKGEVEILNQQLAKKDEEMAELRNFAERIQKLGQQDMDELQQRLDSEMVKRQKAEDQLAAASERLTDLVQELDGTRLVHDACQYELEEKTREIETLRAESTDRIRSYKERLEALSQQLAQCNDDLAELRSANESRSQSPKDLGATYSKADAPEADSNLGQLRQEAVRNSKLALDCQILQAKYRDAKDEIQRCEQKIKDQRLEMEGKLDKMKTKMRSLYTAEVTRMKEKQERDAAKSASEMEALTAQNAKYEEHTRKLSNQIVRLNEKILEQQKQHAIISTKLRHLQMQPVCEAKPTTATITVSSSSSTAATEDWQPFKRPNAPSSNLAMEDEEGEVFNNTYLTDLKLGRVPTDMTAEELIYRNSLQPPHLKSTYAAQYDLGSQDEDLKVSVSSTPTSGGKVTGNSSTSNSSSSSSSRTRHGSSGTPLRAQHAAMKAKFARMMRRQ; this is translated from the exons ATGGATCTGCGCAGCTGGCGTAAGGTCCTTATCCAGTGG GTCATCGAGTGTCGCTTCATTGAACACAACTTCATCACATTGGAGCAGTCTGACCTCGATGCCTTCTTCTCGATTTACGTGCAAAAGGCCCAGGTGGCGCCGGTGGAGGATGAGAACGCGCTGCCGGCCCAGCCCGGGGAGCGCCGCTCCCCCCTGCTGAACTTCCTAAGAG ATCATTATCCAGAGTTCAGTGCCCACATAGATGGCCGTGGCCAACTTGTGACCTCGGACTACGCGTACGTCTACACACTGCTCCTGCATTACTCGTGCGTGAAGCAACCCAGCGTGTTCATCCACAGCATCTGCAAGAAGCTGCCGGAGCTAGTGCAGACTTGCATCGCCAACTTCTTCGGCCAGACGTTGGAGCAGCAGCTGACGCGTCAATTTCTACGCCAGTCAATGAACAATGTGGCTGTGGTTTACCGCCAGGGCGTCCAGATCAGCCCCAGTCGTCCGAGCTGCAGCACCATGAGTCCCGAGCTAACCATTGACACCACACCGGGCACATCCTCGTCCACATCCTCATCGCCTCAGCCGCCGAGCAGCACGCCACAGATCCGTCATCGCGATCGCCAGCGCCTCCAGATGTCCGCCAACGAAATGCTAGCTCCGCCCACACCCAGAACCGAGCTGCTGGAGCAGCGCACCCGGGAGCTGCGCGGTGTTCGCgcccagctggaggtggtgtcTTACGAGAAGACCATGCTCGAGGAGCAGCAAGCGGAGAAGGAGGACCTGATTAAATCGCTAAACAAAG AAAACATGATGGCCAAGAGTCAACTGGCCAAGCTCAAGAACGCCGTCCAGAATGGTGAGAATGCCGACGATTCCGCGACCGACAACGTGCCAAATGAGTTCGATCAT TTGAAGCGAAGCCTGTTGAAGGAAATCAGCCAAAAGGAGGCCATTATAGCCGAGACTAACGATAAGCTACAGGATTTGCGCGCCGAAAAATCCGAGTTGGTCGAGCAG CTTAAAACGTCCGGGGACAAACTCCTCGCGTGCGTGGACAGAATCCGGGAGCTGGAACAGCGCCTGGAGGAATCCAGCCTGATTGTATCTTCCAGAGAAGATACAATCAGCTCCCTGGAGCGCGACAAGCAGGAGCTGGATCGTTGTCTACAGGAAGCGCGCGAGGAGTTACACAACCGACGTGAGGTTCTCAATGCGTCCTCGGACTTGCTCAACTGTTCCCTGTCCCCAAACACCACGCCCGAGAATCTGGGCAGCTCTGTGGTCGACAAGCAGCTGCGCGAGAAGGAGCACGAGAACGCCGAGCTGAGGGAAGAGCTGCAGAAGCAGAACACTATCTTGCTGGAGCTAAGCGAGAGTGTGGCTTGCTTCGTCGAGAAGCACAGCATCGAGCCTGACCCTCTGGCAGACGAGAAGTCCCCATCAGTGTTGTCCAGCATTTCTATGATCGAGATGACATTTGCGGCGGAGCTGGCCAAGAATGCCCGACTACAGAAGCAGTGCGACAGTCAGACCGAGCATATCGCCGATCTTCACTCGAGGTTCCAGTGGTCAGTCGAATCTCTGGATAAACAGAGAGTACAGTTGGACGAGGCCAGGGCCAGGATTGATGAGCTTGAGCAGGAAGTTGCGGAAGCAAATCGTAGTCATGCCAAGCACATTCGTCAAATGCAGGATGATCACGATCACGACACTAACGTGTACCACTTGGAGAACAAGAGGCTAATTAAACTCAACGATACGCTCAATGAGATGGTGGCCAAGGGAGACGCACATCTGGCCGAGATAAAGGAGCAGCTTGGCGAGAAAGAGCGTCAGATAGACGATTTGGGTGCTCAAATCTTGGATCTGCGCGAGCGGAATGAGTGGCTCGGAACTAAGATCACGCTGATCGATGAGGAGCGAAGCAGCGAGGCAAGCCGTTCGGAGAAGGAGCTGCGCTGTCATACGTACTTGCGTGACAAGTATAACTATTGTCGAAGCCAGCTTAAGGATAGGATCGAGGACATGGATAAGTTGTCCCGCCAACTGGATGCGTCCAACTGGGAGAACGCGTGTCAACGAGTGCTCCAGTTGCAGTCTGAATGCGAATCCCTCAAGGTGACAATGGAATCGCTAAACGTGTACATAAAGACAAGGGCGGATGAGGAGCAGCGTCTCACCAGCCAACGGGATGAGCTCAATATCCAAAACGATTTTCTGAACCAGCAGAACGGCAAGTTAAAGGAGGATTCAGACTATTTTCTGGGCCGCATCTCTAGCCTCTTAAGAGCCGATAACTCTGTGAATTCCCTGACATCCTCCATCGACTCGACAACGGACGAAATTGGCAAGCGGTTCCGTGATATTGAATCGTTGCTCGAGCAGCACATGAAATCGTTTGATGAGACTGAGGCGAGGGTGAATAGTTTGAACGATGAGTTGGCAGATCTTCAGCGACGCAATGCAGAGCTTACCAATGAGAACGAGACACTGATTGCCCAGAAGGTCCAAGAACTGGGTCAACTGGGTGAGGATATTGAAAAACGGAATGACGTGATTAAAAAACAGAATGACGAGATCGCCAGTCTTACCAAAAAGATTTCCCTGTTAGAAAAGGCTGTGAAAAAAACTCAGGACAAGCTGGCGAAGGCTCATGTGTTGGTACAAAGCTTAAGTACGGCAGCCATCAATTCTATTGCCACCATTGAGCCTCGTCTTTTGAAATTGGGTTCAATCTCTACTTATGCGGGATGCACTGATGCAAAAGACCCCGCGCAATTCCAATCTTGGATGACCCAGTTTGTCGACATCTATGACCAAATGGATGCCAGTCGCCAGACTCTGGAAAACCGCTGCGTTGAGGCCTCGAGGAAAATGGATACGCTTAGCCAGGCCAAGAAGCGATTGGAGGAGCAGGTGCAGCAACTGCAGAATAAGTCGACTAACGATCAGATCCCTATGCTAAAGCAACTCAACGAAACCATCAACAACCTGGAGATGGTGAACGACAAGCTGACCAAGGACAACCTTAAGCTTCATGACATGAATCTAGAGTTGAGTGAGAGTCTGATGAAGTCCCACAAAGAGGTGGAACGTCGCGCGACCAAATACGTCCAGCTGGAGGCTGCGGATAGGCGGAAGTCCAGCGATCTGCACGATTGCCGGAAGAAGCAAGATGAACAGAAAGCGGAACTGAAGTCCATGCAGGAAAAAATGGCCGCGTTAAAGGAAACTTATGAAAAACAGATTGAAGAACTGAAAGCTAACTGTGATCAGCGGTCCAAGGAAGTTGAGAAAGAGGTGGATGGAAGCCAGGACTTGCAAATAAACCTAAAGGAAAGTGAGGACAAGGTATCGAAACTAGTGGAAGAGCACAAGCAACTGTTGAAGAACACGAAAGATGAGCACGAAAAGCGTTGCAAAGAGCTAGAGAAGCAGTTGGCCGAAAAGGATGAAGAGCAGTCAAAGTTGAAGGCTTTGGAAGAAGAATGTCAAAAGCGCTGCCAAGACATCGAGAAGCAGCTGTCCGACAAGGAGTCCCAGTCCTCGGAGTTGGTCAAAGAGCACGAAGAAGAAGTTAAGACAATCAAAGCGGAGCTGGAGGAGGCTCGCTACCAGGAGAAGGAGTTGCGCCTAATGGACAAAGAGCTGCGCGAGACCATACAGACCCACAAGCAACTATTAAGGGAAGCTACTTCCGATCTGCAGGATTCTCGCCTTCAGGAGCAGAGCATGCGCCAAACTATGGAGACCCACAAGCAACTAATGATGGAATCGGGTCCCAGCGAGGAGCTCCTCATTTTGCGTAATAAGCTGCAGGAGGAAGAAAAGCTTACGAAAGAGCTCAGAGCAAAGCTAGAGAAGCAGGGATCCAGCGAGGAGCTTCTCAGTTTGCGCAATAAGCTCCAGGAGGAAGAGAAGCTTACGAATGAGTTCAGAGCAAAGGTAGAGAAGCTAGAATCCAGCGAGGAGCTTCTCAGTTTGCGTAATAAGCTCCAGGAAGAGGAGAAGCTTACGCATGAGCTCAGGGCAAAGGTAGAGAACCGAGAATCCAGCGAAGAGCTTCTCAGCTTGCGCAATAAGCTCCAGGCGGAAGAGAAGCTTACGAATGAGCTCAGGGAACAACTTGAGCACCGAGAATCCAGCGGGGAGCTGCTCAGCTTGCGCAATAAGCTTCAGGCGGAAGAGAAGCTTACGAACGAGCTCAGGGAACAACTTGAGCACCGAGAATCCAGCGGGGAGCTGCTCAGCTTGCGCAATAAGCTCCAGGCGGAAGAGAAGCTTACGAACGAGCTCAGGGCACAGCTGGAGAATCGAGAATCCAGCGAGGAGCTGCTTAGCTTGCGCAATAAGCTCCATGAGGAAGAGAAGCTTACAAACCAACTAAGAGCAGAGCTGCAGGGGTCACGACCCAGCGAGGAGCTTCTCAATTTGCGTAATAAGCTCCAGGAAGATGAGAAACTTACGAATGAGCTTAGGGCACAACTGGAGAATCGAGAATCCAGCGAGGAGCTGCTCAGCTTGCGCAATAAGCTCCAGGAGGAAGAGAAGCTTACGAACCAACTAAGAGCACAGCTGGAGGAGCGAGGATCCAGCGAGGAGCTTCTCAGCTTGCGTAATAAGCTCCAGGAGGAAGAGAAACTTACGAATCAGCTCAAGGCGCAGCTAGAGAAGCGAGGGTCCAACAAGGAGCTTGTCAGCTTGCGTAATAAGCTTCAGGACGAAGAAAAGCTTACTAAGCAGCTCAGGACAATGCTAGAGAAGAGAGAATCCAGCAAGGAGTTGGTCAGTTTGCGTAATAAGCTCCAAGAGGAAGAGAAGGTTACTAAGCAGCTCAGGCTGAAGCTAGAGAAGCAACGTAAAGAACTGAGTAAGGCCAAGGCGGACCTGGAGGACTTGAAAAGCGCCGATAAGAATTTGCACAGTCTACAAACCAAACTTAAGGACGAAGAGGAGCTTACTCATCATCTTAAGGAGGAGCTGAGCTCGGCTAAGGACCAGCTCGGAGGCGATGCAAGCAGTACTACTGAACTAAGAAAACTGTACGACAACTCCAAGGAGGAGCTGATCAGTTTGACTAACAAGCTCGAGAACGAAGCGAAGCTTATGGATCAGATGAAAATGTTGctagacaagcaacacaaagATCTGGTCCAGGCCAAGGAGCAGCTCAAGAGCGCCGAGAGCTCCAAGGAGGAACTGCTGGCTCTCCAAACCAAACTTCAGCATGAACAGAAACTTACGGATCAGCTTAAGGAGGAGCTGAGCAAGGCCAAGGCCGAACTCGCAAGCAATGCAAATAGAACGACGGAACTAAATAAATTGTATCAGAGCTCCAAGCAGGAGCTGCTCAGTCTACAAACCAAACTTCATGACGAACAGAAACTTACGGATCATCTTAGGGATCAGCTTAAGGACGAACTGGATAAATTGTGTGGCAGCTCCAAGGAGGATCTGCTCAGTTTACAAACTCAGCTCCAGAACGAAGAGAAGATCAGGAATCTGCTCAAGAAGAAGCTGTTCGAGAAAGAGGAAGAGCTAAAAACGACAAAGTCCCAACTCGAAAGCAATGCAAATCGCATGGCGCAAGTAAATGGAAGCTCCAAGGAGGAGATGCTCGTCTTGCGTAATAAGCTCCAGGACCAGGAGAATCTAAGTCATCAGCTCAATGCTGAGCTGGCCAAGCAGCAGGAGCTGCTCAGCACAGCCAATGCCCAACTCGAAAGCTACGCAGAACTGGAAGCGTTGTTTGACGGCTCGAAGGATGAGGTGGCAAGGCTTTGGAATATAATTCATAAGGAAGAAAAGCTTTCGGAACAGCTCAGAGCAGAGATGAAGGATCAGGCCGATGCTCACCAGAAGGAAGTGGATAGTTTGAAACTAGCAAGGGATTCCATACTGCCTGAGATCCAAGTGGTTAAGGGGCGAATGGTGAAGGCCGAGCGCGAGTACCAGGTCAGTCTGGCCACCCTGGAGGACCAAATCGAAACGTTGGATGAGCGCAACAAACAGGCCGAAGTTGAGTGTCTCTCTGCCAAAGAGCGGATCAAAGAACTGGAGTCAAGTTGCAAGGCCAAGGAGGATCAGCTCTTGCAAGCCGAGCTCTTGAACGATCGCCTGGCGCTCGAGATTAGCTGCCACAAAGGGGAGGTGGAAATACTAAACCAACAGCTGGCAAAGAAAGATGAAGAGATGGCTGAATTGCGCAATTTCGCTGAGCGTATCCAGAAGCTGGGGCAGCAGGATATGGACGAGTTGCAGCAACGTTTGGATAGCGAGATGGTCAAACGCCAAAAGGCCGAGGATCAGTTGGCCGCAGCCAGCGAACGGCTAACCGATCTTGTCCAGGAATTGGACGGAACACGACTCGTCCACGATGCCTGTCAATACGAACTGGAGGAGAAGACGCGCGAGATTGAAACCCTTCGTGCCGAGTCGACGGACCGCATTCGTTCCTATAAGGAGCGCCTGGAAGCCTTATCACAGCAGCTGGCCCAATGCAATGACGACCTGGCCGAGCTGAGGTCGGCCAACGAGAGCCGATCGCAGAGTCCAAAAGATCTCGGTGCCACTTACAGCAAGGCGGATGCCCCGGAAGCAGACTCCAATCTCGGCCAGCTGCGTCAGGAGGCGGTGCGAAACAGCAAGCTTGCGCTGGACTGCCAGATCCTGCAGGCCAAGTATCGCGACGCCAAGGATGAGATCCAGCGCTGCGAGCAGAAGATCAAGGACCAGCGTCTCGAGATGGAGGGCAAGTTGGACAAGATGAAGACCAAGATG CGCTCCTTGTACACGGCGGAGGTGACCCGCATGAAGGAGAAGCAGGAACGGGATGCGGCCAAGAGTGCGTCCGAGATGGAGGCCCTCACAGCCCAG AATGCCAAGTACGAAGAGCACACGCGCAAGCTGTCCAATCAGATTGTCCGGCTGAACGAGAAAATCCTCGAGCAACAGAAGCAGCATGCCATCATCAGCACCAAGTTGCGCCATCTGCAGATGCAGCCAGTGTGCGAGGCGAAGCCTACCACTGCCACGATAACCGTTTCCTCCAGCTCCTCGACGGCGGCCACCGAGGATTGGCAGCCCTTCAAGCGGCCCAATGCCCCGTCCTCCAATCTGGCCATGGAGGATGAGGAGGGCGAGGTGTTCAACAACACCTACCTGACGGACCTCAAACTGGGACGTGTTCCCACGGACATGAC GGCTGAGGAGTTGATCTATAGGAACTCGCTGCAGCCGCCACACCTGAAGAGCACTTATGCCGCCCAGTACGATCTGGGCAGCCAGGACGAAGATCTTAAAGTAAGCGTTAGCAGTACCCCGACTTCCGGCGGCAAAGTCACCGGCAATAGTagcaccagcaacagcagcagcagcagtagcagcagGACCAGACACGGCTCGAGCGGCACACCCTTGCGGGCCCAGCACGCAGCCATGAAAGCAAAGTTTGCCCGCATGATGCGCCGGCAATAG